From the Plectropomus leopardus isolate mb chromosome 18, YSFRI_Pleo_2.0, whole genome shotgun sequence genome, one window contains:
- the LOC121957460 gene encoding carcinoembryonic antigen-related cell adhesion molecule 5-like, protein MDLKTLLFLLSFIGCCAGEDVLPPGPVDAILGKNVTLKTLVDKPDYTVIIWNFNDGTVSGNVVTAAKGAGVTVSEEYTGRASMNETNGYLTLGPLKAEDSGEYTISIVIAGSPTKTGETELRVLVPVSDVAITSNMPDAIEFNSTVVLTCSAKGSFLKFTWLKGTTPIKADGNHFTVKDDELSSTLTIKDVLRKDLDAPIICTAANSLETERSAPYNVTVYYGPDEVTISPLNPPAVLRAKSNFSLTCTARSNPPASFAWYHDGQKLEMSGPVLTLEVIEKHGLGKKAEAYKCSATNAKTQRVVSSPAVSFSVMEAISGIKITGPTATLIAGNSTANLSCQETAGTVKSTTWSKDGKPLSAGGRLVFSSDMSSMMINPLQKEDNGQYMCQLTNPISTEKSTYKMVVNYGPESVKVTGPEAVEMNDNVEFFCTAASMPPANFTWKFNGTVMPVKAAQYKIEMARYKNSGTYTCEAHNPVTGKTIMHTHTLSVKEEGELDGLSDGAIAGIVIAILVALGAAIALIMYCRQKVPVESPY, encoded by the exons ATGGATCTTAAGACGCTTCTGTTTCTGCTCAGTTTTATCG GATGCTGTGCAGGGGAAGACGTCCTACCGCCGGGTCCAGTGGACGCAATTTTGGGGAAAAACGTGACTTTAAAGACTCTGGTTGACAAACCAGATTACACCGTTATCATCTGGAATTTCAACGACGGGACAGTGTCGGGTAATGTTGTCACTGCTGCGAAAGGGGCAGGGGTGACAGTGAGCGAAGAATACACCGGAAGAGCGTCGATGAACGAGACCAATGGCTACTTGACGCTGGGACCCCTGAAAGCGGAGGACAGTGGGGAGTACACCATCAGCATCGTAATAGCCGGCAGCCCCACGAAAACCGGGGAGACTGAGCTCCGAGTTCTAG TGCCGGTGTCGGATGTGGCCATCACGTCCAACATGCCCGATGCGATCGAGTTTAACAGCACCGTGGTTCTGACCTGCTCCGCCAAAGGCTCCTTCCTCAAGTTCACCTGGCTGAAGGGCACCACACCCATCAAGGCTGACGGCAACCATTTCACAGTGAAAGAC GATGAACTGTCCAGTACCCTGACCATCAAAGACGTTCTCAGGAAAGACCTGGATGCTCCCATCATCTGcacagctgccaacagcctggaGACGGAGAGGAGCGCCCCCTACAACGTCACGGTCTACT ACGGACCAGATGAAGTCACCATCTCTCCTCTGAATCCTCCCGCTGTCCTCAGAGCCAAATCCAACTTCAGCCTGACGTGTACAGCCCGCTCCAACCCGCCTGCCAGTTTCGCCTGGTACCACGACGGGCAGAAGTTGGAGATGTCGGGTCCTGTTCTGACGCTGGAAGTGATCGAAAAACATGGATTAGGGAAAAAGGCGGAAGCATACAAATGCAGCGCCACAAATGCCAAAACCCAGCGTGTGGTGTCCTCTCCTGCTGTTTCCTTCTCCGTGATGG AGGCCATCTCAGGTATTAAAATCACTGGTCCGACTGCTACCCTCATCGCCGGCAACAGCACAGCTAACCTCAGCTGCCAGGAGACGGCCGGCACCGTGAAGTCCACCACATGGTCGAAAGACGGCAAACCTCTGTCTGCCGGCGGCCGCCTGGTCTTCTCCTCCGACATGAGCTCCATGATGATCAACCCGCTGCAGAAAGAGGACAACGGACAGTACATGTGCCAGCTCACCAACCCCATCAGCACGGAAAAAAGCACCTACAAGATGGTGGTCAact ACGGTCCAGAGTCAGTGAAGGTAACCGGTCCAGAGGCTGTAGAGATGAATGACAACGTGGAGTTCTTCTGCACTGCTGCCTCCATGCCTCCCGCCAACTTCACCTGGAAGTTTAACGGCACAGTGATGCCCGTCAAAGCGGCCCAGTATAAGATCGAGATGGCTCGTTACAAAAACAGCGGAACGTACACGTGCGAGGCGCACAACCCCGTCACTGGCAAAACCATCATGCACACCCACACCCTGTCCGTCAAAG aggAAGGAGAGTTGGATGGTCTCTCAGACGGAGCCATCGCTGGAATCGTCATCGCCATCCTAGTCGCTCTTGGTGCCGCCATCGCCTTAATCATGTACTGCAGACAGAAAGTACC